A single window of Microtus ochrogaster isolate Prairie Vole_2 unplaced genomic scaffold, MicOch1.0 UNK10, whole genome shotgun sequence DNA harbors:
- the S100a11 gene encoding protein S100-A11 — protein MSKPTETERCIESLIAVFQKYSGKDGNSCQLSKTEFLTFMNTELAAFTKNQKDPGVLDRMMKKLDLNSDGQLDFQEFLNLIGGLAVACHDSFLKSTQKRF, from the coding sequence AtgtccaaacccacagagactgaGCGATGCATCGAGTCCCTGATTGCCGTTTTCCAAAAGTACAGTGGGAAGGATGGGAACAGCTGCCAACTCTCCAAAACCGAGTTCCTCACCTTCATGAACACGGAGCTGGCCGCCTTCACGAAGAACCAGAAGGACCCTGGTGTCCTGGACCGCATGATGAAGAAGCTGGATCTCAACAGTGATGGGCAACTAGACTTCCAAGAGTTTCTCAACCTCATTGGTGGCTTAGCCGTAGCATGCCATGATTCCTTCCTCAAGAGTACCCAGAAGCGTTTCTaa